Sequence from the Fulvivirga ligni genome:
ATCAGTAAACACTGATTATAGATAATATTAAAAAAGCCAGACTTACATAGTCTGGCTTTTTGTTTTATAGGTTTCGTCCTGAAATAAGATGACATAAACCAGACTTATAATGAAACAGGACAAAAAGAATTGTGAACAAGCCAAAAATCGTATACAATGTGATTATACCTAAGGCTTTAAATTATCAGGAGTAGATTTAGTAGAAAAGGGCGATCTGACCTATATGTAAGTACAAGGCCGTGATGGATCCAAGGAAGTAGTACGGTTTTAATCTGTTGAAGAAAGCATGTACAATCAGATAGGAGTTGATCTTATGTCCATTTTAAATAGATGCTAAATTCAGATGAAACTCAGGATCAAAAAAATCAAGCGTTTGGAAAAAGAACTTGCAGATGAAAAAGCGAGAAATCTAGGTTTAAATAGAATGATCGATATATCAGACAAAGAGTTTAGAATAGCGATCAGAAAAGGCACTTGCCCGGACAGCAAGGGAACTCCAGCAAGAAAGCTAAGTTTAGCTATGCTGCCGCTTTTTCGGGGTAGGCCGTCAAACTAATTAAAACTTTTGAAGAATTAGCGCGCTATTTAAGTGGATCTATGAACACCTACAATAACATAAGATCTCATTTGAGTTACTTAATAACTTTTCAAATAAAATAGTTAGAAACAGTCTGGTTAAAACAAACTAAAATACTTCAACTGATTCAAAAAGATCATAACCACCCCCGGATAAACAGCTATAGTAAAAGCGATACCAAAAAGTCCGCCCCACAGGTGGGCATCATGGTTTATGTTGTCTCCACCTCTTTTGCCCATGTAAATGGAGTAGATAATGTATAGTGCGGCCCAAACTATGGCAGGTAGTGCCAGGAAGGATATGCCATAGGGTGCTAGGGGCATGTTAGGATCAAACAGGATAAAGCTGAATAGTATTGAGGATACACCGCCTGATGCGCCCAATGCATTGTAGTAGGCGTGTTCTTTATGTTTGAAATAGGTAGGCATGTCAGACATAATTATGCCTAATATGTACATGGCTACAAACACAATTATTCCGGCAGAACCAAAAATGTCTACGAATTCTCTTTCCACCTGTTCTCCAAACATCCAGAGTACAATCATATTAAAAATGAGGTGCATGAGGTCATTGTGGATAAAGCCGCTGGTGATAAACCTGTAGTACTGTTTGTACTTGTTCACACTGTAGGGATTAAATATCCACTTATTCATGATATTGCTATTGTTCCACGCGTAGTAGGAGAGAATAGCAGTGATGATTACTAATATGATTGTTGCTGACATAGAAAAAGAAAGGCTGTCATTAGACAGCCTTATTTAGTTTAATATTGAATGCAATTTATACGTGTATAGCTCTGTTTTCAGTAGCTGCTAAGCAAGCTTCCTTAACGGCCTCCATGTAGGTAGGGTGAGCGTGTGACATTCTGGATACATCCTCAGCAGCAGCACGGTACTCCATGGCAGTTACACCTGCAGCGATCATATCAGCGGCTCTAGGGCCAGTAATATGAATGCCTAGTATCTCGTCTGTGTTCTTGTCTGCAAGTATCTTTACTTGCCCGTCAGTGTCCATACTAGCTCTTGCTCTACCTAAAGCTTTGAAAGGGAATGATCCCACTTTGTAAGCAGATCCTTTTTCTTTCAACTCTTCTTCGGTGTAACCTACTCCCGCTACTTCTGGCCAGGTATATACTACGCCAGGTATTAATCTGTAGTTAATGTGCGGCTTTTGCCCGGCAAATTGCTCAGCTACCATCACACCTTCTTCTTCTGCTTTATGGGCAAGCATAGCGCCTTTCACCACGTCACCGATAGCATAAATGTTATCTACATTGGTTTTTAGATGCTCATCAGTTTCTATTCGGCCTCTTTCATCAGTTTTAATGCCCACATTCTCAAGACCTAACCCTTCTGTGTATGGCTTTCTTCCAATAGCTACTAAGCAGTAATCACCTTTAATTTCAACTTCGTTAC
This genomic interval carries:
- a CDS encoding rhomboid family intramembrane serine protease; this encodes MSATIILVIITAILSYYAWNNSNIMNKWIFNPYSVNKYKQYYRFITSGFIHNDLMHLIFNMIVLWMFGEQVEREFVDIFGSAGIIVFVAMYILGIIMSDMPTYFKHKEHAYYNALGASGGVSSILFSFILFDPNMPLAPYGISFLALPAIVWAALYIIYSIYMGKRGGDNINHDAHLWGGLFGIAFTIAVYPGVVMIFLNQLKYFSLF